The Pseudomonas fragi DNA window GACGCCGTCGCTGAAAGTTTTTGGAACTGGGAGGCCCCATGATCCGCTGCCAGAACCTGACCTGGGGTGCGCCCGGTCAGCCGCTCACGCCGGCACTTGATGTTGCGATGGCCAAGGGCAGTTTGACTGCCGTTATTGGAGCCAACGGTTGCGGCAAAAGCAGCTTGCTTAAAGTCATTGCAGGCCTGCAAAAACCACTTACCGGCAAAGTCCTGCTGGATGTTCCACGGCGTGGCAACGTGGCGTATATGCCGCAACAGCAGTTCATGGATCGGCAATTCCCCATCAGTTTGCAAGCATTGGTGGCCGCAGGATTCTGGGGCAAGAAGCAAACAGCGCAGCAACGAAGTGCTCGGTTGAATACGGTATTGGCGAACTGGCATTTGAGCGGCCTGGAACATCGCCCACTGATGGCCTTGTCGGGTGGTGAATTGCAACGCGCTTTATTGGCGCGCTTATGCCTGGCCGATGCCCCGTTGTTATTGCTCGATGAGCCTCATGCAGCATTGGATGAACTGGGGCAGGAACTGCTCTGGCAGCACATCAACACTTGGCAGGCCGAGGGCCGAACATTGCTGGTGGTGTGTCATGACCTGGCCGCAGTGCGCAAACACATGCCCCAAACGCTGTTGATCAAA harbors:
- a CDS encoding metal ABC transporter ATP-binding protein, with amino-acid sequence MIRCQNLTWGAPGQPLTPALDVAMAKGSLTAVIGANGCGKSSLLKVIAGLQKPLTGKVLLDVPRRGNVAYMPQQQFMDRQFPISLQALVAAGFWGKKQTAQQRSARLNTVLANWHLSGLEHRPLMALSGGELQRALLARLCLADAPLLLLDEPHAALDELGQELLWQHINTWQAEGRTLLVVCHDLAAVRKHMPQTLLIKGSGSVLAASTQLIKPPQVA